One genomic region from Tigriopus californicus strain San Diego chromosome 4, Tcal_SD_v2.1, whole genome shotgun sequence encodes:
- the LOC131879201 gene encoding glycosylated lysosomal membrane protein A-like, which produces MALALDFCLLWCFTCLVLPVEPLDLLPSVTDDGISYPTHDIKHTLESTFNPGCLMTTCNRNGSVSVFNLTIVDDPVQAQEHHWVWSVIKHPTIQVALTPPGDRVRIDWGALFGFGDMASAIDYENAPDYSAAIMLANLIEFDDQTDNAFIHDEKPSVLVYPLLNFNWKRVMIENTTQRLAYGFIGQNYSSAGASHPHNITGTLNITLASYAQEGYGVWLPHLSHSEGTNQFDIQLQELKSTSGFQRSRFALEFYIVSQATREDKLRRVATRTLDDEHTPGIFKTQELIIPGYNESLQAFLQWRPVVYTTRERDLSGSTDVNVTNAIRVTNASDELATSILYAMYGMDLDDMLVFRINVTLGGPKDGFYKKTKYQAWTFTIGTGEPIRNGFSPMIILVMTIIFGILLLVGITAIVICIVKRVKRRQPQQNAYGRLQN; this is translated from the exons ATGGCTCTGGCTCTGGACTTTTGTCTCTTGTGGTGCTTCACCTGTCTGGTTCTCCCGGTGGAACCCTTGGATTTGCTGCCCTCCGTCACCGATGACGGCATCTCCTACCCGACCCACGACATCAAACACACC CTGGAGTCCACGTTTAATCCAGGCTGTCTCATGACCACTTGTAACCGCAACGGCTCGGTGAGCGTGTTCAATCTGACCATTGTGGATGATCCGGTCCAAGCGCAAGAGCATCACTGGGTTTGGTCAGTTATCAAGCATCCCACCATTCAGGTGGCTCTCACCCCTCCCGGCGATCGAGTCCGGATCGATTGGGGAGCCTTGTTCGGCTTTGGCGATATGGCTTCGGCCATTGATTACGAGAATGCACCCGACTATTCGGCCGCTATCATGTTGGCTAAT TTGATTGAGTTCGACGACCAGACCGACAACGCCTTCATTCACGATGAAAAGCCCTCGGTGCTGGTGTACCCGttgctcaatttcaattggaaacgGGTGATGATTGAAAACACCACTCAACGTTTGGCTTACGGTTTCATCGGGCAAAATTACTCGTCTGCGGGGGCCAGTCATCCTCACAATATCACGGGCACGCTCAACATCACG TTGGCCTCTTACGCTCAAGAGGGCTATGGCGTGTGGCTTCCTCATTTATCTCATAGTGAGGGTACCAATCAATTCGATATTCAGTTGCAAGAATTGAAATCCACGTCCGGGTTTCAACGATCACGATTTGCCCTCGAGTTCTACATTGTGAGCCAGGCCACTAGAGAAGACAAATTGCGACGAGTGGCTACCCGCACCTTGGACGATGAGCATACTCCGGGCATCTTTAAG ACCCAAGAGCTGATCATCCCGGGATATAATGAATCCCTTCAAGCTTTTCTGCAATGGCGCCCTGTGGTTTATACAACACGTGAAAGAGATTTGTCGGGATCAACGGATGTGAATGTTACGAATGCGATTCGGGTGACCAATGCCAGTGACGAATTGGCTACCTCCATTTTGTATGCCATGTACGGCATGGACTTGGATGATATGTTGGTCTTTCGAATCAATGTGACCTTAGGAGGACCGAAAGATGGTTTTTACAAGAAAACTAAATATCAAGCATG gaCATTCACAATCGGAACAGGAGAGCCCATTCGTAATGGATTTTCACCAATGATCATTCTCGTGATGACAATCATATTTGGAATTCTTCTTTTGGTTGGCATTACAGCCATTGTCATCTGCATTGTCAAGCGTGTCAAGCGGAGacaaccacaacaaaatgCCTACGGAAGACTTCAGAATTAA
- the LOC131879200 gene encoding actin nucleation-promoting factor WAS-like: MPVNSTGIKGTFHLKLGLSLVTIMSAISRLLSDQENRMIKDFMEPTQHSLATTVAKLHLTSPVSRHKEWTTTAIGVVCYIKDRKARSYFIKFYDMTKRVCVWDQEVYRGMKYRAAHTWFHMFEAENSIAGIEFVDDNEATLFNQAIQLRLDRSKMVEIKKKESKLAYSDGLRQENMDPETLPHFKTQPPPLTYASKLNVESPPINTTKRKRKSKKKKKKGQEKSYTKEDISKPTGFVHVSGVKSSSEGFQMVDNSSEIDPRIQEFLKVAGLSEEYFKDPEQRREIESFVKTNNVIKTMDHRQSRIITKREAPKGPKPKPEIKIIHNLQLASPASQPPKQQTHYAPGYGTIPRARMSMTNRPQIPDMTAYSSSSAVTPPSVAPITHRSQTNTSKAPAPPTPVRAPPVRAPPVRAIPVPASSAPASSASPPLAPATLPPPAPPNGIKPSTQHSTRNLIAPENGRGDLMAEIRKRGGAGTAGLNKVSERAKHEKSPIRGEDNSLTAILKNALTSIQAANLGSSCEDSNDDDDEYNSGSWSDSETSC; this comes from the exons ATGCCCGTAAATTCGACAGGAATTAAAGGAACCTTTCATCTAAAACTCGGTCTCAGTTTGGTGACCATCATGAGTGCCATTTCGCGCCTGTTAAGTGATCAAGAAAACCGCATGATCAAAGATTTCATGGAACCCACTCAACACAGTTTGGCCACAACTGTGGCCAAACTTCATCTCACTTCACCCGTTTCAAGACATAAGGAATGGACTACCACCGCAATTGGCGTTGTTTGCTACATCAAGGATAGAAAGGCTCGTTCGTATTTTATTAAG TTCTACGATATGACGAAGCGAGTTTGCGTCTGGGATCAAGAAGTTTACCGTGGCATGAAATATAGGGCGGCCCATACTTGGTTTCATATGTTTGAGGCCGAGAATTCTATTGCGGGGATAGAATTTGTGGACGACAACGAGGCCACATTATTTAATCAAGCAATACAATTGCGATTAGATCGatcaaaaatggttgaaatcaagaagaaggagTCAAAATTGGCCTATTCAGATGGTCTGAGGCAGGAAAATATGGATCCGGAGACTTTACCCCATTTCAAGACACAGCCCCCACCATTGACTTATGCTTCGAAACTAAATGTAGAATCGCCACCTATAAATAcgacaaaaaggaaaaggaagtccaagaaaaaaaagaaaaaaggccaagaaaaaagcTATACGAAAGAGGACATTTCAAAGCCAACCGGGTTTGTCCATGTATCGGGTGTGAAGAGCTCTAGCGAGGGTTTTCAAATGGTGGACAATTCAAGTGAGATCGATCCTCGTATTCAAGAATTTCTGAAAGTGGCAGGATTGAGCGAGGAATATTTCAAAGACCCTGAACAACGGAGAGAGATCGAATCGTTCGTTAAAACAAATAATGTGATCAAAACTATGGATCATAGACAATCAAGGATCATTACCAAACGAGAGGCTCCGAAAGGACCCAAACCCAAACccgaaatcaaaatcatccacAATCTTCAACTAGCATCTCCAGCATCACAACCACCCAAACAACAAACGCACTACGCCCCAGGGTATGGAACCATTCCTCGAGCTCGGATGTCTATGACCAATCGACCGCAAATTCCGGACATGACGGCTTACTCATCTTCTTCTGCTGTGACTCCTCCATCAGTGGCACCAATCACGCATAGGTCCCAAACGAATACATCCAAAGCTCCAGCACCTCCAACACCAGTTCGAGCTCCTCCAGTTCGGGCTCCTCCAGTTCGAGCTATTCCAGTTCCAGCGTCTTCAGCTCCAGCATCCTCTGCATCACCTCCACTGGCACCGGCTACACTACCTCCACCAGCACCGCCAAATGGAATAAAGCCTTCGACACAACACTCAACACGCAATCTTATTGCCCCTGAGAATG GTCGTGGAGACCTGATGGCTGAGATTCGAAAACGTGGAGGTGCTGGTACAGCCGGACTGAACAAAGTGAGCGAAAGAGCCAAACACGAAAAGTCCCCGATTCGAGGAGAAGACAATTCTTTGACAGCCATCTTGAAGAACGCCTTAACTTCGATTCAGGCTGCAAATTTAGGTTCATCATGTGAGGATTccaacgatgatgatgatgaatatAATAGCGGCAGTTGGTCAGATTCGGAGACCAGTTGTTAG
- the LOC131879585 gene encoding ciliogenesis and planar polarity effector 2-like, whose translation MRSHAISLDWHHTPEGQGVLTHLTDQTTGERRIYGYLERPILPPTVQVVHYKLFLSGKAGIGKSSLVSFLLGQAHWTSHLGETPGIKVTNVFWPTKIQTQLVLFHLSLWDAGETASKKYSHIQPVCQENSTGVIFVFAFNDRRSFEELDQQIPNLSQAPTQICPIVVGTKYGSVSESEITQPDVVRFETRWKLPVLRIRHQTPQAASTPNQGEVAIVLNLICDQLWCHQTTRFDSNLP comes from the exons ATGCGCTCTCATGCCATCTCGCTAGATTGGCATCATACACCTGAAGGTCAAGGGGTTCTCACTCATCTGACGGACCAGACCACCGGCGAGAGAAGGATTTATG GTTACCTGGAACGACCGATCTTGCCTCCCACCGTTCAAGTGGTTCATTACAAGCTCTTTTTAAGTGGGAAGGCCGGGATTGGCAAGAGCAGCCTAGTCTCGTTTCTCTTGGGACAGGCTCATTGGACCTCTCACTTGGGCGAGACACCCGGGATCAAGGTGACCAACGTGTTTTGGCCCACCAAGATTCAAACTCAATTggtcttgttccatttgtcatTGTGGGACGCCGGTGAGACAGCCAGCAAGAAATACAGCCACATTCAACCG GTGTGCCAGGAGAACTCGACGGGAGtgatttttgtctttgctttTAATGATCGGCGGAGTTTTGAGGAATTGGATCAACAAATTCCCAATCTATCTCAGGCTCCCACTCAGATTTGTCCAATTGTGGTTGGTACCAA ATATGGGAGCGTGAGTGAAAGCGAAATCACTCAGCCGGACGTTGTTCGTTTCGAAACCCGCTGGAAACTGCCCGTTCTAAGGATTCGGCATCAAACTCCTCAAGCTGCTTCTACTCCTAACCAAGGCGAAGTAGCCATTGTGCTCAACTTGATTTGCGACCAATTGTGGTGTCATCAAACGACTCGCTTTGATTCGAACCTTCCTTGA
- the LOC131879219 gene encoding anoctamin-10-like: MRLRSSGNEKMDASASSSPSYYVVCLHEKCSQEAAQFMADHLSAPVSKDGAGLIVEQEVLRPNGLILHISASRQRVLELAETVGIKKPDLDGVICEFEIAQADRFPESGLVGPLTLSDIHRCVLYAMEFLHFDHDRKYLPGHEDSKIMKGAPMLSAYREAGYIDTFPLHDDETLERLHKKWKHASIFNPPLDDIRDYFGENVALYFSFATFYTYFLMPIALIGIVQFILDRFLHVDFLFSNVTFSCLNLIGVTIFLEMWKRKSNKHNYHWGTGGKLRHKRARPEFRGELGINKITGKEEMQYPFQQTLKKVLFVSLPITVACLLVAFFLMLLSFQAEKFVYQKIHDPMSGEIPFLLSLVSNVPSIVYSILVFLMNHNYLHLAHFLTEWENHRTQEQFERHVVSKLVLFEFVNTFLALFYIAFYLQDIVMLKNQVFTMLIIQQIIGLLQETILPIVLKRPSTRRVMKKISKRVVKDLTKKFDVHHKQLETLPFIDNEESKIAMANYSLHRDPYESTYDDFMEMWLQFGHVFLFSSVYPLAGFLALLNNLFELKVDAYKLCRLARKPTPRSVRDIGAWYMAFSVTSVISVMTNCALLAMDKDVQAFAPHASGTDWALTFVVIEHVFLLIRLAIDKLIPDVSNSIKFAIDRDNYILKNRRVIK; this comes from the coding sequence ATGAGATTGCGATCAAGTGGAAACGAGAAGATGGATGCTTCTGCCTCGTCATCGCCCTCGTATTACGTGGTTTGCCTTCATGAAAAGTGCTCCCAAGAGGCGGCACAATTTATGGCCGACCATTTGAGTGCGCCTGTATCCAAGGACGGGGCTGGGTTGATTGTTGAACAAGAGGTTCTACGTCCCAATGGCCTCATTCTCCACATCTCGGCATCTAGGCAGCGCGTCCTCGAATTGGCCGAGACCGTGGGCATCAAAAAGCCCGATTTGGATGGGGTCATATGTGAGTTTGAAATCGCTCAAGCCGACCGATTCCCCGAATCTGGCTTGGTGGGCCCCCTTACCTTATCGGACATTCATCGATGTGTCCTTTACGCCATGGAATTTCTCCACTTCGATCACGACCGCAAATACTTACCCGGTCATGAAGATTCCAAGATTATGAAAGGCGCACCCATGCTCTCGGCTTATCGTGAAGCGGGTTACATTGATACGTTCCCGTTGCATGACGATGAGACTTTGGAACGGTTACacaagaaatggaaacacGCCAGCATTTTCAATCCTCCCTTGGATGACATCCGAGATTATTTTGGCGAAAATGTGGCTCTCTACTTCTCTTTTGCCACCTTCTACACCTATTTCCTCATGCCGATTGCACTCATTGGCATCGTTCAGTTCATTTTGGACCGATTTCTGCACGTGGATTTCTTATTCAGCAACGTGACATTCTCTTGCCTCAATCTGATTGGAGTGACGATTTTCTTGGAAATGTGGAAGAGGAAATCAAACAAGCACAACTATCATTGGGGCACCGGCGGGAAACTCCGGCATAAGCGTGCCAGGCCTGAATTTCGGGGTGAATTGGGCATCAATAAGATCACAGGGAAAGAGGAGATGCAGTATCCATTTCAGCAAACCCTCAAAAAGGTCCTCTTTGTTTCGTTACCGATTACAGTTGCGTGTTTGTTGGTGGCTTTCTTCCTCATGTTATTGAGCTTCCAAGCGGAAAAGTTCGTGTACCAAAAAATACATGATCCCATGTCTGGGGAGATTCCATTCCTTCTCTCTTTGGTGTCCAATGTCCCCTCCATTGTATACTCGATCCTCGTGTTCCTCATGAACCATAACTATCTTCACCTGGCGCATTTCCTCACTGAATGGGAGAACCACCGCACTCAGGAGCAATTCGAGAGGCATGTGGTGTCCAAATTGGTTCTCTTTGAATTCGTGAACACCTTCTTGGCTTTATTCTACATTGCGTTTTACTTGCAAGACATCGTCATGCTCAAGAACCAGGTGTTCACTATGTTAATTATCCAGCAGATCATTGGCTTGCTACAAGAGACCATTCTACCGATTGTTCTCAAGCGACCGTCTACCCGTCGCGTCATGAAGAAAATAAGTAAGAGGGTGGTCAAGGATCTGACCAAGAAGTTTGACGTCCACCACAAACAGCTGGAAACCTTACCGTTTATCGACAATGAAGAAAGCAAGATTGCCATGGCCAATTATAGTCTCCATCGAGACCCTTATGAAAGCACGTATGACGACTTCATGGAAATGTGGCTTCAATTCGGTCATGTGTTCTTGTTCTCCTCGGTATACCCTCTGGCTGGGTTCCTAGCGTTGTTAAACAACTTGTTTGAGCTGAAAGTGGATGCCTACAAATTATGTCGCCTGGCCCGAAAACCCACACCGAGGTCTGTCAGGGATATCGGTGCTTGGTACATGGCCTTCAGCGTGACCTCAGTGATTTCGGTCATGACCAACTGTGCCTTATTGGCCATGGACAAGGACGTTCAGGCCTTTGCTCCACACGCGTCTGGAACAGACTGGGCACTCACTTTTGTGGTCATTGAACATGTGTTTCTCCTCATTCGATTGGCCATTGACAAGCTCATTCCGGATGTGTCAAACTCGATCAAGTTTGCAATTGATCGGGATAACTACATTCTTAAAAATAGAAGAGTTATCAAATAA
- the LOC131878894 gene encoding beta-1,3-glucosyltransferase-like, with product MWMGFVFVALGLLPWACSQSPLEAPRILFVIHSQVDPQHEQWARDSRSQLLQDLQPYGRGRVLLTHEDLPTHGAWTYFALLPTLVMDYGPQIDWVVFLAENTRVQVPALLELLSEHDPRQEVFLGHALKDRQHVVIHHYDQPDLEYPHASAGLALSMRLVRNLALNMDRSQRDGTKFPTTFSIDAPYELAKFIYRQAESWDQNAEPPESLKPTHSGLRLIHDARFCLDEAEPELSCATFTVPTVCPVDEERLGSTWHQTLFAVKTCEKYHEDRLPIIQSTWAEAALNLILVSEKADPDFGTITIPGAMNTEKGHCNKTLAIIDYFRTRAESEGWQWLVIADDDTILSVDKMIRLLMCYSPDRLVGLGQRYGFRIATGQHGYDYPTGGSGMILSRAMVNKMAERQSHCRCPSPEHPDDMLLGACFTNMGVSMIHARGLHQGRPEDYHEKVLQTDDPISFHKFWQTDPVKTYNRWFEEADAVLKDRKFNLVHPHQDL from the coding sequence ATGTGGATGGGGTTCGTCTTTGTGGCCTTAGGGCTCCTCCCTTGGGCGTGCAGTCAGTCCCCCTTGGAGGCTCCGCGGATTTTATTCGTGATCCACTCTCAAGTCGATCCGCAGCATGAGCAATGGGCGCGGGACAGTCGATCACAATTGCTCCAAGATCTCCAGCCCTATGGGCGGGGCCGAGTGCTCCTCACGCACGAGGATCTACCCACCCACGGGGCGTGGACCTATTTCGCCCTCCTGCCCACTTTGGTGATGGATTATGGTCCCCAAATCGATTGGGTGGTTTTCCTGGCCGAGAATACGCGAGTGCAAGTTCCAGCTTTGCTCGAACTTTTGTCTGAACATGACCCACGGCAAGAGGTGTTCTTAGGCCACGCCCTGAAAGATCGACAGCACGTGGTTATTCATCATTATGATCAACCGGATCTGGAGTACCCCCATGCCAGTGCGGGTTTGGCTCTGTCGATGCGATTGGTCCGTAACTTGGCCCTGAATATGGACCGTAGTCAGCGAGACGGCACCAAATTTCCCACCACCTTCTCCATCGATGCCCCGTATgagttggccaagttcatctatcgACAGGCGGAGTCTTGGGATCAGAATGCCGAACCACCGGAAAGCTTGAAACCCACCCATTCCGGATTGAGACTCATTCACGATGCTCGATTCTGTTTAGATGAAGCTGAGCCTGAGTTATCGTGCGCCACGTTCACGGTTCCTACCGTTTGCCCGGTGGACGAGGAGCGGTTGGGGTCCACTTGGCACCAGACGCTGTTTGCTGTGAAGACATGTGAAAAGTACCACGAAGACCGTTTACCCATCATTCAGTCCACGTGGGCCGAGGCAGCCCTCAATCTGATTCTGGTGTCCGAAAAAGCCGACCCGGACTTTGGCACGATCACTATACCCGGGGCCATGAATACCGAAAAGGGCCATTGTAATAAGACCCTTGCCATCATTGATTATTTCCGCACCCGCGCTGAGAGTGAAGGGTGGCAATGGTTGGTGATCGCGGATGATGACACCATTTTGAGTGTGGACAAAATGATTCGACTCTTGATGTGTTATTCGCCGGATCGCTTGGTGGGCTTAGGTCAGCGTTATGGGTTTCGTATTGCCACTGGGCAACATGGGTATGATTATCCTACTGGTGGATCGGGTATGATTTTGAGTCGAGCCATGGTGAATAAAATGGCAGAACGTCAGAGTCATTGTCGATGCCCTAGTCCGGAGCATCCGGACGATATGCTTTTGGGCGCTTGTTTCACTAATATGGGCGTGTCTATGATCCATGCCCGAGGCTTACATCAAGGCCGTCCCGAAGATTACCATGAGAAAGTCCTTCAGACCGATGATCCCATTTCCTTCCATAAGTTCTGGCAGACTGACCCTGTCAAGACCTACAACCGTTGGTTTGAAGAAGCTGATGCTGTCCTCAAGGATCGCAAATTTAATTTGGTCCATCCACATCAAGACCTTTAA